The Penaeus vannamei isolate JL-2024 chromosome 13, ASM4276789v1, whole genome shotgun sequence genome window below encodes:
- the LOC113806541 gene encoding cuticle protein CP14.6 — MKFILLAVFACVAAAAPQGYDAPAPRRDSDEVPILRDDRVIDNEGKYNFDVETGDGIVVSESGAPSADGGINSAGSYSYTAPDGTPVHVEFVADENGFQPQGAHLPVAPEFPHPIPDFVLEQIAFAAEEDARRPKEPSDRYGAP, encoded by the exons ATGAAATTC ATACTTCTTGCCGTGTTCGCCTGCGTGGCTGCTGCCGCCCCCCAAGGCTATGACGCCCCTGCACCTCGCCGTGACTCCGACGAAGTGCCCATCCTGAGGGACGACCGCGTGATCGATAACGAAGGAAAATACAACTTCGACGTGGAGACAGGAGACGGCATCGTGGTGTCAGAGTCTGGAGCTCCCAGCGCCGATGGAGGCATCAACAGCGCCGGATCTTACTC CTACACCGCTCCTGACGGTACTCCCGTGCACGTGGAGTTCGtagctgacgagaacggcttccagccccagggcgcccacctgcccgtggctcccgaattcccccacccgatccccgaCTTCGTCCTCGagcagatcgccttcgccgccgaggaggacgcccgC
- the LOC113806542 gene encoding cuticle protein CP14.6-like codes for MKFVILVALASVAAAVPQGYGAPQPRYNSEEIAILRNEFVIEDDGRYNFDAETANGIVVSEHGTPGLEGAINSAGSFSYTAPDGTPISLQFVADENGFQPQGAHLPVAPEFPHPIPQFVLDQIAFAAQEDARRPSEPSGRYGAP; via the exons ATGAAATTT GTAATCCTCGTCGCGTTGGCCTCCGTGGCTGCTGCCGTCCCCCAAGGCTACGGCGCCCCACAACCTCGCTATAACTCCGAGGAGATCGCCATCTTGAGGAACGAGTTCGTGATCGAGGACGACGGAAGGTACAACTTCGACGCGGAGACTGCCAACGGCATCGTGGTGTCCGAGCACGGCACTCCCGGACTTGAGGGAGCCATCAACAGCGCCGGTTCCTTCTC TTATACCGCTCCTGACGGCACTCCCATCAGCCTCCAGTTcgtggctgacgagaacggcttccagccccagggcgcccacctgcccgtggctcccgagttcccccacccgatccctcagttcgtcctcgaccagatcgccttcgccgcccaGGAGGACGCCCGCAGGCCCAGCGAACCCTCCGGCAGATACGGTGCTCCTTAG